A single genomic interval of Planktothrix sp. FACHB-1365 harbors:
- a CDS encoding diguanylate cyclase domain-containing protein, translating into MNKSLRLFQKVNIWGEKNSSKSRLFSIGILAVNLPLLGSTLYLILHPQFPLGKEIFAVVFLSTIAGFILLNHKISQVEQSIIKATTALNSYCETGEILNCNSSRYYELENLFKAIEYNLQKSEQRIVDLETIIGSRQEEFFQIILEQETAESHLRQCLGIASRHHLPLCIALVKIEGIDLLENSDPLTPQPPEATALIHKFQQLLRESDWAVHWGDQEFLLAIFSELPGTQLALSRILNHFLTDPETLPSTPPQCSMYIGFTAVQPNEHYRACIERTNQALQKAKTTGENCVYV; encoded by the coding sequence ATGAATAAGAGTTTGAGACTATTCCAGAAGGTCAATATTTGGGGAGAAAAAAACTCCTCTAAAAGTAGACTTTTTTCCATCGGCATCTTAGCGGTTAATCTTCCCCTACTCGGTTCGACACTTTATTTAATCTTACATCCCCAATTTCCCTTGGGAAAAGAAATTTTTGCCGTTGTTTTTTTAAGTACAATTGCTGGATTTATTTTATTAAATCATAAAATAAGCCAAGTTGAACAGTCTATTATTAAGGCAACAACAGCTTTAAATTCCTATTGTGAAACAGGAGAGATTTTAAACTGTAATTCTAGTCGTTATTATGAACTTGAAAACTTGTTTAAAGCTATTGAATATAACCTTCAAAAAAGTGAGCAGAGAATTGTAGATCTTGAAACTATAATTGGCTCTCGACAAGAAGAATTTTTTCAAATTATTCTGGAACAAGAAACCGCAGAAAGTCATCTCCGTCAATGTTTGGGTATCGCATCCCGTCATCATTTACCTTTATGTATTGCCTTAGTAAAGATTGAAGGGATTGATTTACTTGAAAATTCAGATCCTTTAACCCCTCAACCCCCGGAAGCAACGGCTCTAATTCATAAATTTCAACAGCTTTTACGAGAAAGTGATTGGGCTGTTCATTGGGGAGATCAGGAATTTTTATTAGCGATCTTTTCAGAATTACCCGGAACCCAACTAGCACTCAGTCGCATTTTAAATCATTTCTTAACCGACCCAGAAACACTTCCCAGCACTCCGCCTCAATGTTCGATGTATATTGGATTTACAGCAGTCCAACCTAATGAACATTATCGCGCCTGTATTGAACGCACAAATCAAGCCTTACAAAAAGCCAAAACCACAGGAGAAAATTGTGTTTATGTGTGA